In one window of Prevotella sp. E13-17 DNA:
- a CDS encoding bifunctional 3-deoxy-7-phosphoheptulonate synthase/chorismate mutase type II, with product MELELSPLNLPSDNERPFVIAGPCSAETEEQVMTTAKQLAMKGCHNFRAGVWKPRTKPGGFEGHGEPALKWLKQVKDETKMLVSTEVATPEHVELALKYGIDILWIGARTSANPFAMQALADSLQGVDVPVFVKNPVNPDLELWIGALERLNQAGVKRLGAIHRGFSSYDKKIYRNMPMWQIPIELHRRISELPIICDPSHIGGRRELIAPLCQQAMDLGFDGLIVESHCDPDKAWSDAAQQVTPDVLDYILSLLVVRDEHTTTEGIQQLRKQIDELDNQLMDLLAKRMRVCREIGQYKKEHNMTVLQTSRYNEILAKRGAQGSLLGMGADFVAKVFEGIHEESVRQQIEIINK from the coding sequence ATGGAACTAGAATTATCACCATTGAATTTGCCAAGTGACAATGAACGTCCTTTCGTGATTGCAGGCCCCTGTTCTGCTGAGACCGAGGAGCAAGTGATGACTACAGCAAAACAACTGGCCATGAAAGGCTGCCATAACTTCCGTGCTGGTGTGTGGAAGCCTCGTACCAAACCCGGTGGCTTCGAAGGGCATGGTGAACCCGCACTGAAATGGTTGAAGCAGGTAAAGGATGAAACAAAGATGCTGGTTTCTACCGAGGTGGCTACCCCCGAACATGTAGAATTGGCTTTGAAATATGGCATAGATATTCTCTGGATTGGTGCTCGCACATCTGCAAACCCCTTTGCCATGCAGGCACTGGCCGACTCGCTTCAGGGCGTCGATGTGCCAGTGTTTGTCAAGAACCCTGTGAACCCTGACCTTGAGCTTTGGATCGGAGCTCTGGAACGTCTCAACCAGGCTGGCGTAAAGCGTTTGGGAGCTATTCATCGTGGTTTCTCTTCCTACGACAAGAAGATATATCGCAATATGCCTATGTGGCAAATACCTATTGAACTGCATCGCCGCATCTCCGAGCTGCCCATCATCTGTGACCCATCTCACATTGGCGGTCGCCGCGAACTGATTGCACCACTCTGTCAGCAAGCTATGGATTTGGGCTTTGATGGACTTATTGTTGAAAGTCATTGCGATCCCGACAAAGCGTGGAGCGATGCTGCTCAGCAGGTGACTCCTGATGTGCTTGACTACATTCTCTCTCTGTTGGTTGTCCGCGACGAGCACACCACCACGGAAGGAATACAGCAGTTGCGCAAGCAGATTGACGAACTTGACAACCAGTTGATGGACCTCTTGGCCAAGCGTATGCGCGTATGTCGTGAGATTGGCCAGTATAAGAAAGAACATAACATGACTGTGCTGCAGACGTCACGCTATAATGAAATCTTGGCCAAGCGCGGTGCGCAGGGCTCGCTGCTGGGCATGGGTGCCGACTTCGTAGCCAAGGTCTTCGAGGGCATTCACGAAGAGAGTGTACGTCAACAAATTGAAATTATTAATAAGTAA
- a CDS encoding YebC/PmpR family DNA-binding transcriptional regulator, whose translation MGRAFEYRKATKLKRWGHMAKTFTKIGKQIAIAVKAGGPEPENNPALRAIIANAKRENMPKDNIERAIKNAMGKDQSDYKEVTYEGYGPHGIAIFVETLTDNTTRTVGDVRSVFNKFNGNLGTQGSLSFLFDYKSVFTFKKKDGLDMDEMILDLIDYGVEDEYDEDEEENSITIYADPSSFSAVQKHLEENGFEVTGAEFTRIPNDLKEVTPEERETIDKMIEKLEDFDDVQTVYTNMKPEEA comes from the coding sequence ATGGGAAGAGCATTTGAATATCGTAAAGCTACAAAGCTGAAGAGATGGGGCCACATGGCCAAGACATTTACTAAGATTGGTAAGCAGATTGCTATCGCTGTAAAGGCTGGTGGTCCTGAGCCCGAGAACAACCCAGCACTGCGTGCTATCATTGCCAACGCTAAGCGTGAGAACATGCCGAAGGACAATATCGAGCGTGCCATCAAGAATGCAATGGGTAAGGACCAGAGTGACTATAAGGAGGTGACATATGAGGGATATGGACCTCATGGAATTGCAATCTTTGTGGAGACACTGACCGACAACACCACTCGTACTGTGGGCGACGTTCGTTCGGTGTTCAACAAGTTCAATGGTAATCTGGGCACTCAAGGATCATTGTCGTTTTTGTTTGACTATAAGAGTGTGTTCACCTTCAAAAAGAAGGATGGATTGGACATGGACGAGATGATTCTCGATTTGATTGACTATGGTGTAGAGGACGAGTATGACGAGGATGAGGAGGAAAACAGCATTACTATCTATGCTGACCCTTCAAGTTTCAGCGCCGTGCAGAAACATCTGGAGGAAAATGGCTTCGAAGTTACAGGTGCCGAGTTTACTCGTATTCCTAACGACTTGAAGGAAGTGACACCAGAGGAGCGCGAAACTATCGATAAGATGATTGAGAAACTTGAGGACTTCGATGACGTTCAGACCGTTTATACCAACATGAAACCTGAGGAGGCATAA
- a CDS encoding prephenate dehydrogenase/arogenate dehydrogenase family protein, with translation MKILVMGAGKMGSFFIDLLSFDHEVAVFERDAKRMRFTYNCQRFTTYEEIKAFEPELLINAVTLKYTIPVFKEVIPYLPKECIISDIASVKTDLKEFYEQTGMRYVSTHPMFGPTFANLQQLSEENAIIIQEGDCMGRCFFKDLYNKLGLNIYEYTFEQHDKTVAYSLSIPFVSTFVFAAVMKHQDAPGTTFKRHMRIAKGVLNEDDYLLQEILFNPYTHDQVAQIRTELKELLEIIDQKDADGMRRYLNKIRDNVRRDIEIKQ, from the coding sequence ATGAAAATATTAGTTATGGGAGCAGGAAAGATGGGGAGTTTCTTCATCGACCTGCTGAGCTTCGACCATGAGGTGGCTGTTTTCGAACGCGATGCCAAGCGTATGCGTTTCACTTACAACTGCCAACGGTTTACTACCTACGAGGAAATCAAGGCCTTCGAGCCGGAATTGCTAATCAATGCAGTGACACTGAAATACACCATTCCTGTGTTTAAAGAGGTGATACCTTATCTGCCCAAAGAGTGCATCATCAGTGATATCGCCAGTGTGAAGACAGACCTGAAAGAATTCTATGAACAGACGGGCATGCGCTATGTTTCCACGCACCCCATGTTTGGACCAACGTTTGCCAACCTGCAGCAACTCTCCGAGGAGAACGCCATCATCATCCAGGAAGGCGACTGCATGGGGCGTTGTTTCTTTAAAGACCTTTACAACAAACTGGGACTCAATATCTATGAGTACACCTTCGAGCAACACGACAAGACGGTGGCATACTCACTGAGCATACCCTTTGTCTCAACCTTCGTCTTTGCCGCTGTGATGAAGCATCAGGATGCACCAGGCACCACTTTCAAGCGACATATGCGCATTGCCAAAGGTGTGCTGAACGAAGATGACTATCTGTTGCAGGAAATACTGTTCAATCCCTATACACACGATCAGGTGGCGCAAATACGCACAGAACTGAAAGAACTGCTTGAGATTATTGATCAGAAAGATGCTGATGGCATGAGGCGCTATCTCAACAAGATTCGTGATAACGTGCGAAGAGATATCGAGATAAAGCAATAG
- a CDS encoding AMP-binding protein has translation MEHIPSFNELIEKSILDNWDLDALTDYKGQTLQYHDVARKIEKVHILFENSGVKKGDKIALCGRNSSQWAVAFLATLTYGAIAVPILHEFMPDQIHNIVNHSDAKLLFAGDHVAGTIDPEQMPGLEGIIRNTDYSLIVSRSEKLTYARENLNALYGQKFPKYFRKEHVHYYHEENGDELALINYTSGTTGFSKGVMIPYRAVWSNYDFAENVLGNTIKKGDNIISILPMAHMYGMAFEFLFEFLHGCHVFYLNRTPSPAIIAQAFADVKPKIIIAVPLVIEKIIRKKVFPKIQNNRMRLLLQMPIISTKVRDMICKEVLKAFGGEMYEVIIGGAAFNQEVEQFLKRINFPYTVGYGATECAPIICYEDFHDFKPGSCGKAVLHMEVKIDSPDPEHIPGEILARGLNVMLGYYKNPEATAETIDKDGWYHTGDLGTMDYEGNVFINGRSKNMLLGANGQNIYPEEIEDKLNSMTMVVESIVVQRDTKLVALIHPDLEEAKAMNFTKEDLMGIMEQNRQTLNEQLPAYEKISEVEIREEEFEKTPKKSIKRYLYK, from the coding sequence ATGGAACACATACCAAGTTTTAACGAACTCATTGAAAAAAGCATCCTTGACAATTGGGATCTTGATGCACTTACTGACTATAAGGGTCAGACGCTGCAATATCATGACGTCGCTCGTAAAATTGAAAAGGTACATATACTATTTGAGAACTCTGGTGTCAAGAAGGGTGACAAGATTGCGCTCTGCGGCCGCAACAGCAGTCAGTGGGCAGTGGCTTTCCTTGCCACACTAACCTATGGTGCAATAGCAGTACCCATTCTGCACGAGTTCATGCCAGACCAGATTCATAACATAGTGAATCACTCGGATGCAAAACTGCTGTTTGCCGGTGATCATGTGGCTGGAACTATCGATCCAGAGCAGATGCCCGGATTGGAAGGCATCATTCGAAACACCGACTACTCGCTCATTGTATCGCGCTCTGAAAAGCTGACCTATGCCCGCGAGAATCTGAACGCACTCTACGGACAGAAATTTCCAAAGTATTTCCGTAAAGAACATGTTCACTATTATCATGAGGAGAATGGAGACGAGTTGGCACTTATCAACTATACCAGCGGTACCACAGGCTTCTCTAAAGGTGTAATGATACCCTATCGCGCCGTATGGTCTAACTACGATTTTGCAGAGAACGTTCTTGGCAACACCATAAAAAAGGGCGATAACATCATCTCTATCCTGCCAATGGCCCACATGTATGGCATGGCTTTTGAATTCTTATTCGAATTTCTGCATGGTTGTCATGTGTTCTATCTGAACCGCACACCTTCGCCCGCCATTATCGCACAGGCCTTTGCTGATGTCAAGCCGAAGATTATTATTGCTGTACCATTGGTCATCGAGAAGATTATTCGTAAGAAGGTATTCCCCAAGATTCAGAACAACCGCATGCGCTTGCTGCTACAAATGCCTATCATCTCAACTAAAGTGCGTGACATGATCTGCAAAGAAGTGTTGAAGGCCTTTGGTGGTGAAATGTATGAGGTTATCATTGGAGGTGCTGCTTTCAATCAGGAAGTAGAGCAGTTCTTGAAGCGCATCAACTTCCCCTACACCGTAGGATATGGTGCTACAGAATGTGCGCCCATCATCTGCTACGAAGATTTCCACGACTTCAAACCGGGTTCATGCGGCAAAGCTGTGCTCCACATGGAAGTGAAGATTGACTCACCCGACCCGGAACACATCCCTGGCGAGATATTGGCTCGAGGACTGAATGTGATGCTTGGCTACTATAAGAATCCTGAGGCAACAGCTGAGACCATCGACAAGGATGGTTGGTACCACACTGGTGATCTGGGCACAATGGATTATGAAGGCAATGTCTTTATCAACGGACGCTCAAAGAACATGCTGCTGGGTGCTAACGGTCAAAACATCTACCCAGAGGAGATTGAAGACAAGTTGAACTCCATGACCATGGTGGTAGAGAGCATTGTAGTACAACGCGATACTAAGTTGGTAGCATTGATACACCCAGACTTGGAAGAGGCAAAGGCAATGAACTTTACGAAGGAGGACCTGATGGGAATTATGGAACAAAATCGTCAAACCCTCAATGAACAGCTGCCTGCCTACGAGAAGATTTCAGAAGTAGAAATACGAGAAGAGGAATTTGAAAAGACGCCTAAAAAGAGTATCAAACGATACCTTTACAAATAA
- the pheT gene encoding phenylalanine--tRNA ligase subunit beta, giving the protein MNISYKWLKEYVDFDLSPQQVCDALTSTGLEVDALEEVQSIRGGLKGLYVGKVLTCEAHPNSDHLHVTTVDLGKGEPSQIVCGAPNVAAGQKVIVADLGCVLYDGDQEFVIKKSKLRGVESNGMICAEDEIGIGTSHDGIIVLPENAEVGTPAAEYYNLESDWLIEVDITANRADALSHWGVARDLYAWLKQNGYETSLHRPGVEDFKVDNNDLPIEVEIQNTEACKRYACVSISDCEVKESPDWLKNKLTTIGLRPINNIVDITNYVMMAYGQPLHTFDADMVKGHKIVVKTMPEGTPFITLDGEEHKLSERDLAICNAEEPMCIAGVFGGKGSGTYETTKNVVLESAYFHPTWIRKSARRHGLSTDASFRFERGIDPNGIIYALKQAALLCKELAGGKVSMQICDIYPEKIDNAVVDLKYSYVHNLVGKDIPVETIKNICETLEMKVLEETVEGLKLEIPAYRVDVQRPCDVVEDILRIYGYNNVEIPTQLKSSLVIKAEEDRKHKLQNLVSEQLVGAGFNEILNNSLTKTAYYAENDTVVKIMNPLSSDLGVMRQTLLYGGLESIEHNVKRKNANLRFFEFGNCYFYDPEKHDEDNPMQAYKEENFMGIWVTGKRVEGSWAHPNEDSTYFELAAHVQNILSRIGMKQGLMVQKKSENPNFSAGIVIENRGGKKLIEMGILSKKLLKQFDLQQAVYFAELNWTQLMKATKKNEVTFTEISKHPAVSRDLALLVDNAVEFAQIEQIARQTEKKLLKKVELFDVYEGKNLPNGKKSYAVNFILQDTEKTMNDKQIDAVMQKLIAQLKKQLNAELR; this is encoded by the coding sequence ATGAATATTTCTTATAAATGGCTGAAAGAATACGTTGATTTCGACCTTTCGCCGCAGCAGGTATGTGATGCGCTGACCTCTACGGGACTTGAAGTTGACGCTCTTGAAGAAGTGCAATCCATACGTGGTGGATTGAAAGGGCTTTATGTGGGCAAGGTGCTCACTTGCGAAGCGCATCCTAATTCTGATCACTTACATGTAACAACTGTTGACCTGGGCAAGGGCGAACCTTCGCAAATCGTGTGTGGAGCCCCCAATGTGGCTGCTGGTCAGAAAGTGATTGTGGCAGACTTGGGGTGTGTGCTCTATGATGGCGACCAGGAGTTTGTTATCAAGAAATCAAAATTGCGTGGTGTTGAGTCGAACGGCATGATTTGTGCCGAAGATGAAATCGGAATAGGCACCAGTCACGATGGTATCATCGTGTTGCCAGAGAATGCAGAGGTGGGTACGCCCGCAGCAGAATATTACAATCTGGAGAGTGACTGGCTCATCGAAGTGGATATCACAGCCAACCGTGCTGATGCGCTCTCGCATTGGGGCGTGGCCCGCGACCTTTATGCTTGGTTGAAGCAGAATGGTTACGAGACAAGCCTGCATCGTCCTGGCGTTGAAGATTTCAAAGTTGATAATAACGACCTGCCCATTGAGGTGGAAATACAAAACACGGAGGCTTGTAAACGCTATGCCTGCGTGAGCATTTCTGACTGCGAGGTAAAAGAGTCGCCCGACTGGCTGAAAAATAAGTTGACCACTATAGGTCTTCGTCCTATTAATAATATTGTGGACATCACCAACTATGTGATGATGGCCTATGGTCAGCCTCTGCATACCTTTGATGCCGATATGGTAAAGGGACATAAGATCGTGGTGAAGACGATGCCTGAGGGAACTCCATTCATCACTCTCGACGGTGAGGAACACAAACTTTCTGAGCGTGACTTGGCAATTTGCAATGCTGAAGAACCAATGTGTATCGCTGGCGTGTTCGGCGGAAAGGGAAGTGGAACCTATGAGACCACAAAGAATGTCGTGTTGGAGAGCGCCTATTTCCATCCCACGTGGATTCGTAAATCGGCTCGCCGTCATGGGCTTTCTACTGATGCCTCGTTCCGTTTTGAGCGTGGTATTGATCCCAATGGCATTATCTATGCGCTGAAGCAGGCTGCTCTGCTCTGTAAAGAGCTGGCTGGTGGAAAGGTGTCAATGCAGATTTGCGACATTTATCCAGAGAAGATAGATAACGCTGTAGTTGACTTGAAGTATAGCTATGTGCACAATCTGGTAGGTAAGGACATACCCGTAGAGACCATCAAGAATATTTGCGAGACACTGGAGATGAAGGTGCTTGAGGAAACAGTTGAAGGTCTGAAACTGGAGATTCCTGCTTATCGTGTGGACGTGCAGCGCCCCTGCGATGTGGTAGAAGATATCCTCCGCATCTATGGATATAATAACGTGGAGATTCCCACACAGCTGAAGTCAAGCCTCGTCATTAAGGCAGAAGAAGACCGCAAGCACAAACTGCAGAATTTGGTTTCTGAGCAGTTGGTGGGTGCTGGTTTCAATGAGATTCTCAACAACTCACTGACCAAGACTGCTTACTATGCTGAGAATGACACGGTGGTGAAAATTATGAACCCACTGTCAAGTGATCTGGGAGTGATGCGACAGACCTTGCTTTATGGTGGATTGGAGAGCATTGAGCACAACGTGAAGCGTAAGAATGCAAACCTGCGTTTCTTTGAGTTTGGCAACTGCTATTTCTACGACCCCGAGAAGCATGACGAGGACAACCCGATGCAGGCCTACAAGGAGGAGAACTTCATGGGTATCTGGGTGACAGGTAAGCGCGTAGAGGGCTCTTGGGCGCATCCTAACGAGGATAGTACTTACTTTGAACTGGCTGCACACGTGCAGAATATTCTGAGCCGTATAGGCATGAAACAGGGTCTGATGGTGCAGAAGAAGAGTGAGAATCCTAACTTCTCTGCTGGTATCGTCATAGAGAATCGTGGTGGCAAGAAACTCATCGAGATGGGCATCCTGTCAAAGAAACTCTTGAAGCAGTTCGACCTGCAGCAGGCTGTTTACTTTGCTGAGCTCAACTGGACACAGCTCATGAAGGCAACGAAGAAGAATGAGGTGACGTTTACAGAGATTTCTAAGCATCCTGCTGTTAGTCGTGATCTGGCTCTGCTGGTCGATAACGCCGTAGAATTTGCCCAGATTGAGCAGATAGCTCGTCAGACGGAAAAGAAATTACTGAAGAAAGTGGAGCTCTTCGACGTTTATGAAGGCAAAAATCTGCCAAATGGCAAAAAGTCTTATGCAGTAAACTTTATTCTTCAGGACACTGAAAAGACTATGAACGACAAGCAGATTGATGCTGTCATGCAGAAGTTGATTGCTCAGCTGAAGAAACAGTTAAATGCAGAGCTTCGGTAA
- a CDS encoding four helix bundle protein produces MKEIVIANLSMDFALRIVNLYKYLCDDKQEYVMSKQLLRSGTSIGANIAESEHAQSKADFLSKLYISLKEGNETKYWLTLLYKASYLTENEHESMMKDLRIIIGTLVNTIKKTKDNVMEEN; encoded by the coding sequence ATGAAAGAAATTGTGATTGCAAACTTGAGCATGGATTTTGCACTGAGAATAGTAAACTTGTACAAGTATCTGTGTGATGACAAGCAGGAATATGTAATGTCAAAGCAGTTATTGCGTAGTGGTACTAGTATCGGAGCAAATATCGCGGAAAGTGAGCATGCGCAAAGTAAAGCAGATTTTCTATCGAAGTTATACATATCATTGAAAGAAGGAAATGAAACGAAGTATTGGTTGACACTGTTATACAAAGCTTCATACCTAACAGAGAATGAACATGAATCGATGATGAAGGATTTGCGTATTATAATAGGAACATTAGTAAATACAATAAAGAAAACAAAAGATAACGTTATGGAGGAGAATTGA
- the lepA gene encoding translation elongation factor 4, with the protein MKNIRNFCIIAHIDHGKSTLADRLLERTKTIQVTEGQMLDDMDLERERGITIKSHAIQMEYERDGEKYILNLIDTPGHVDFSYEVSRSIAACEGALLVVDATQGVQAQTISNLYMAIDNNLEIIPVINKIDMPSAMPDEVEDEIVDLIGCNPEDIIRASGKTGEGVDDILNAVVDRIPHPEGDEKAPLQALIFDSVFNSFRGIIAYFKITNGVIRKGDKVKFFNTGMEYDADEVGVLKMDMIPRNELRTGDVGYIISGIKNSKEVKVGDTITHVERPCEKAIEGFQEVKPMVFAGVYPIDPADYENLRASLEKLQLNDASLTFQPESSVALGFGFRCGFLGLLHMEIVQERLDREFDMDVITTVPNVSYMCYTKQGEVKEVHNPSGLPDQTLIDHIEEPYIRASIITAADFIGPIMTLCLDKRGELLDQQYVSGNRVELHFMLPLGEIVIDFYDKLKSISKGYASFDYHIDSFRPSKLIKLDILLNGEPVDALSTLTHQDNAVTFGRRMCEKLKELIPRQQFDIAIQAAIGAKIIARETVKQVRKDVLAKCYGGDVSRKRKLLEKQKRGKKRMKQIGNVEVPQKAFLAVLKLD; encoded by the coding sequence ATGAAGAATATCAGAAATTTCTGTATCATCGCACATATAGACCACGGTAAATCAACCTTGGCCGACAGATTATTGGAGCGCACAAAGACTATTCAGGTAACAGAAGGACAAATGCTCGACGATATGGATCTTGAGCGCGAACGCGGCATAACAATTAAGAGTCATGCCATCCAAATGGAATATGAGCGTGATGGAGAAAAATATATTTTGAATCTGATTGATACTCCGGGACACGTGGATTTCTCGTATGAGGTGTCAAGAAGCATTGCTGCTTGCGAAGGTGCTTTGCTTGTAGTCGATGCTACACAGGGCGTGCAGGCACAAACAATATCAAACCTCTATATGGCTATTGATAATAATCTGGAGATTATTCCTGTTATCAACAAGATTGATATGCCCAGTGCAATGCCTGATGAGGTCGAGGACGAGATTGTAGATTTGATAGGTTGTAATCCTGAAGATATTATTCGAGCCAGTGGAAAGACGGGCGAGGGTGTTGATGATATTCTTAATGCTGTAGTTGATCGTATTCCTCATCCAGAGGGTGATGAGAAAGCACCGCTGCAAGCTCTGATTTTCGACTCAGTGTTTAATTCTTTTAGAGGTATTATTGCATACTTTAAAATAACAAACGGTGTTATTCGTAAAGGCGATAAAGTAAAGTTCTTTAATACCGGAATGGAATACGATGCTGACGAGGTGGGCGTCTTGAAGATGGATATGATACCCCGGAATGAGCTGCGCACTGGCGATGTAGGCTATATCATTAGTGGAATAAAGAATTCGAAGGAAGTGAAGGTGGGTGATACAATCACTCACGTAGAGCGCCCATGTGAGAAAGCTATTGAAGGATTCCAAGAGGTGAAGCCAATGGTGTTTGCCGGCGTTTATCCTATTGATCCTGCTGACTATGAGAATTTGCGTGCTTCGTTAGAGAAGTTACAGTTGAATGATGCCTCGCTGACGTTTCAGCCAGAGTCTTCGGTAGCTTTGGGTTTTGGATTCCGTTGTGGTTTCCTGGGCTTGCTCCACATGGAGATTGTGCAGGAGCGACTGGATCGTGAGTTTGACATGGATGTCATTACCACGGTGCCAAACGTGTCTTATATGTGTTATACAAAGCAGGGGGAGGTGAAGGAAGTCCACAATCCATCAGGATTACCCGACCAGACACTTATAGACCATATAGAGGAGCCGTACATCCGTGCTTCTATTATAACGGCAGCAGACTTTATCGGTCCTATTATGACGCTATGTCTGGATAAGCGTGGCGAACTGCTTGATCAGCAGTATGTCAGTGGAAATCGTGTAGAGTTGCATTTCATGTTGCCTTTGGGCGAAATCGTGATTGACTTCTATGATAAGTTGAAGAGTATCTCTAAAGGATATGCATCTTTCGATTATCATATAGATTCATTCCGTCCATCCAAACTAATCAAACTTGATATCCTTCTCAATGGCGAACCTGTGGATGCACTTTCGACATTAACTCATCAGGATAATGCAGTGACTTTCGGGCGCCGTATGTGTGAGAAACTGAAAGAGCTAATTCCGCGTCAGCAGTTCGATATTGCCATACAGGCAGCTATCGGTGCAAAGATTATTGCACGCGAGACAGTTAAGCAAGTCCGTAAGGATGTGCTGGCCAAGTGTTATGGCGGTGATGTAAGCCGTAAACGTAAGTTGTTGGAAAAGCAGAAACGTGGAAAGAAACGCATGAAGCAAATTGGTAATGTTGAGGTGCCCCAAAAGGCATTCTTGGCAGTTTTGAAACTAGACTAA
- a CDS encoding Crp/Fnr family transcriptional regulator codes for MPTNLSLTTRDVARELARRYSTMTHDELDILESILVPMKFSKGEKILDEGQVCRHIFWIVKGLVRQFYYKNNKELTEYMATENTICMSIESLFKETPSMQIIQALEPTIIFAIPMHELEMAAMKSVNIQMLYRKILEESLIISQQHADMLRFESAQDRYQKLVKTAPQLVLRAPLVYIASYLQMTPETLSRVRTATLLNG; via the coding sequence ATGCCAACGAACCTAAGTTTAACAACCAGAGACGTAGCCCGCGAGTTAGCGCGTCGTTACAGTACGATGACCCACGATGAACTTGACATCTTGGAGAGTATCCTTGTGCCCATGAAGTTCTCTAAGGGCGAGAAAATCCTTGATGAAGGGCAAGTGTGCCGCCACATCTTTTGGATCGTAAAAGGTCTTGTGCGTCAGTTCTACTACAAGAATAACAAAGAACTGACCGAGTATATGGCTACAGAGAACACCATTTGTATGAGTATTGAGAGCCTGTTTAAAGAGACTCCATCTATGCAGATTATTCAGGCTTTGGAACCAACAATCATCTTTGCTATCCCGATGCACGAACTGGAGATGGCTGCTATGAAGAGCGTAAACATCCAGATGCTTTATCGAAAGATATTGGAAGAATCGCTTATCATCAGTCAACAGCATGCAGACATGTTGCGTTTTGAGAGTGCACAGGATCGCTACCAGAAATTGGTAAAGACAGCCCCTCAATTGGTATTGCGCGCCCCTTTGGTATATATTGCAAGCTATCTGCAGATGACCCCAGAGACACTGAGTCGAGTAAGAACGGCTACACTGTTGAATGGATAA